From one Humulus lupulus chromosome 8, drHumLupu1.1, whole genome shotgun sequence genomic stretch:
- the LOC133796805 gene encoding VQ motif-containing protein 4-like translates to MEYFSKSSHERTENPSPSPSNSPTTTTNNGSITSLSSSNVNNHSNNNGVQTPAPKPTTPRSDPNNPYPTTFVQADTSNFKQVVQMLTGSTETIKQTPSRQPQEQRNFNIPPKKQGFKLYERRNCNNNSNSNLKNSLMINTLLPNFAANNSGFSPRKPEILSPSLLDFPSLTLSPVTPLNDDAFNKSMSPSPLLAMNNTPSLEEERAIAEKGFYLHPSPRDPAEPPQLLPLFPVTSPRVSGSAAASS, encoded by the coding sequence ATGGAGTACTTCTCAAAATCATCTCATGAAAGAACAGAGAACCCATCACCATCTCCCTCAAACtcacccaccaccaccaccaataATGGCAGTATCACCAGTTTAAGCAGCAGCAACGTCAATAACCACAGCAACAACAATGGAGTTCAAACTCCAGCGCCAAAGCCCACCACTCCCAGATCTGACCCCAACAACCCTTACCCAACGACGTTTGTTCAAGCCGATACCTCTAACTTCAAACAAGTGGTTCAAATGCTCACAGGCTCCACTGAGACAATTAAACAAACACCTTCGAGGCAACCCCAGGAGCAGAGGAATTTCAACATACCACCCAAGAAACAAGGCTTCAAACTCTACGAAAGGAGGAAttgcaacaacaacagcaacagtAATCTTAAAAATAGCCTTATGATCAACACCCTGTTGCCGAATTTTGCTGCGAATAACTCCGGTTTCTCTCCGAGAAAGCCTGAGATCTTGTCCCCGAGCCTGCTTGATTTCCCGTCCTTGACTCTCAGTCCCGTCACGCCGTTGAACGACGATGCCTTTAACAAGTCGATGTCTCCGTCGCCGTTGTTAGCGATGAATAATACTCCGTCGTTGGAAGAAGAGAGAGCGATTGCCGAGAAGGGTTTTTACTTGCATCCTTCACCCAGAGACCCAGCCGAGCCACCTCAGCTTTTGCCTTTGTTTCCGGTCACTTCGCCCAGAGTTTCTGGCTCCGCCGCAGCTTCGTCTTGA